The genome window CGGGCGGCAGGCATTCGAGAGCGTCTTCGAGCGCTTTCTGGATGTGGTCCAACTCACGGTTAACCGCAATGCGCAGGGCTTGGAAGGCTTTGGTGGCCGGGTGTATTCGGGGAACACGCGACGGTTTCGCCGCGCTGGAGAGGATTTGGGATAGTTCGAAGGTTGTTTTGATAGGATGTGAGCCCTGCGCTTTGCGGATAAACCGTACGAGTTGTCTGGGTCGTTTCTCTTCTCCATACTTGCGAAAAATCGTTTCCAGCTCGCCATCGGAGAGCGTTGCGAGCAGGTCGGCTGCCGTGGGGCAGTCCTGATTCGGGTCCATGCGCATGTCCAGCGGCCCGTCGTGACGGAAGCTGAACCCGCGCTCGGGGACGTCCAGTTGCCGGGACGACACGCCCAGGTCCAGCAATATGCCGTCCATCGGCGTCTCCGGCGTGTGCCGGGCCAGTATGCTTTTGACTTCGCTGAAGCTGCCGTGCACCAAAATGACCCTCTCCTCGAATGCGGCCAATCGTGATCTGGCCCGTTCCAGAGCTTCGGAATCCCGGTCGATACCCAGGACCCGCAATGACGGCCCGGCGTTTAGCATTGCCTGCGTGTGCCCCCCGTCCCCCAGGGTGCCATCGACAATGAGCCTCTTGCTGTGGGGTTCTATATAATGAAGGACCTCCTCTAACAGAACTGGCGTGTGGTAATTCACCATGGCGGAATCGGCCCTCCACGATCCCCTCAAATCTCAAACCGGTCGGTGGCCCAGATCTCAAACGTTTTGGACATACCGACCAGAGTCACTTCTTTCTTCAGCCCGGCGCGCTCGCGCTGGTGCTGGGCGATCAGGATTTTCCCGGACTTGACTTCGCATTCGCTGGCCTGTGCGTAGATTTCGCGCATCTTGTTGCGATCGTCGCCGTCCAGCCCTGACAGGTGGCTGAGCTTCTCCTCATTCACCAGCCATTCTTCCTGAGGAAAGGCGATGAGGTATTCGCGGTCTTTACGGCCTTCCTTGTCCGGCATCACGGCCACCACCAGATTGGGGTTGTCGTATTGCTTGTCCATAAGGCCCTTGAACTTCGCAGGCACGTTGAGACGGCCCTTTTCATCCAAGCTGACCTGATATGTCCCTAGAAAACCAACCATTTGTACCCTGCCAAAGGTAAACTGCCTGCCCACCATAATATGACACTATTAGACACATTTCGACACTATGCTAGCATAGCGTGACATTCTGTCAATAAAAAAAGAAAAAAATACGAAGGCGGCGAGGCGGGATGAGAAGGCTTGAGACCGGCAATTTGCCGTTGCCGGGGAGGGGAATTCGCGACCCCTTTGCGACCCTCCAAATGAGCCGGCAAAGAATTTGGAAATTTAACTGGAATCCGGGGGGCGGATTGGGGGTAAAATAGGGAATGCAGTGGATGCTACCGGGGCGTTCTCCAGTGAGTTGGATGGGGGGGAATTGCTTTGACAAATTTTACATGCGAATGCTACTATGGCCCCAATCGAAAAGGATTGGATTCATTCAAGTTAACCCTTATATTTAAAGAGATTGCAAACCCATGCAACACAGAAAAATCAAGTTCGCGGTGGGCGCTTTTTTAATTGTGGGAGCGATTGCCTATCTGATCACGACCAGCATCAGCAGCACGTCCAAATTTTTTGTGACCGTCGATGAGTTGACGGAGGGTCTGGATGAGTTTCGTGGCGCCGGGTTGAAGGTAAAGGGAACGGTTGTGCAGGGTTCCATCGTCCGCGATCCGGACAACACGCTGGATGTGGCCTTTCAGATAGAGGAAAAGAAATCGGTATTGCCTGTCACCTACACGGGCGTGACTCCGGATATGTTTGAAGACGGTCGCGAGGTGGTCGTCGAAGGCACCATCGACCACAACGGGGTGTTTCATGCCAACACCCTGCTGACCAGCTGCCCGTCGAAGTACGAAGCGGAGAAGGAAGCGGGGAAATCCCACCCGGGCGACATCCCGATAGACGGGAAACAGAAACAGCCTGTTTTGGAAAGCCCGAAAATTCTGACCAAAAAGACCGCCATCTGAACTGTCCCTGTGGGATGAGTGG of Nitrospina watsonii contains these proteins:
- the rsmH gene encoding 16S rRNA (cytosine(1402)-N(4))-methyltransferase RsmH; amino-acid sequence: MVNYHTPVLLEEVLHYIEPHSKRLIVDGTLGDGGHTQAMLNAGPSLRVLGIDRDSEALERARSRLAAFEERVILVHGSFSEVKSILARHTPETPMDGILLDLGVSSRQLDVPERGFSFRHDGPLDMRMDPNQDCPTAADLLATLSDGELETIFRKYGEEKRPRQLVRFIRKAQGSHPIKTTFELSQILSSAAKPSRVPRIHPATKAFQALRIAVNRELDHIQKALEDALECLPPGGRMVVISFHSLEDRIVKDFFRTEAKGCVCPPKMPVCVCGRKSRLKILTRKVVKPSEKEIAANPRSSSARLRAAERIHV
- a CDS encoding division/cell wall cluster transcriptional repressor MraZ — translated: MVGRQFTFGRVQMVGFLGTYQVSLDEKGRLNVPAKFKGLMDKQYDNPNLVVAVMPDKEGRKDREYLIAFPQEEWLVNEEKLSHLSGLDGDDRNKMREIYAQASECEVKSGKILIAQHQRERAGLKKEVTLVGMSKTFEIWATDRFEI
- a CDS encoding cytochrome c maturation protein CcmE yields the protein MQHRKIKFAVGAFLIVGAIAYLITTSISSTSKFFVTVDELTEGLDEFRGAGLKVKGTVVQGSIVRDPDNTLDVAFQIEEKKSVLPVTYTGVTPDMFEDGREVVVEGTIDHNGVFHANTLLTSCPSKYEAEKEAGKSHPGDIPIDGKQKQPVLESPKILTKKTAI